The Deinococcus sp. KNUC1210 nucleotide sequence GAGCCAGCAAGATCAACGCTTCCAACCGTCACGGGGGGCCGGAAATGCTGGTCAGTGCGGTGCAGCAGCTGACCGGCCTGCACATCGACAGTTACGCCCTGCTGTCGCTCAACGCCCTGCGCGATCTGACGCAGTCGGCGGGCGGCGTGACCCTGACCGTGCCGGAAGACATGAAATACGACGACACGGCAGGCCACCTCCATATCGACCTCAAGGCCGGGCGTCAGCACCTGAGCGGCACCCAGGTCGAGGGGTTCCTGCGCTTTCGCCACGACGCGCTCGGAGATATTGGCCGCGTGACCCGTCAGCAACTGTTTCTGGGAGCGCTGTCGTCCCAGCTTCGCAGTCCGCTGAATGTCTGGCGGCTGCCCTCGGTGGTGGCGGCCCTCGACCGCAACGCCAAAACCGACCTGAACCGCCAGGATTTCGCGGGCATCCTGGGAGTGGCGCTCAAGGGGCCGAAGGTCAGCACCGTGACGCTGCCGGGCAATTTCGGGCCGGGCGGCACCTGGACGCCAGACCGCGCAGGCATTCGCCGTCTGGTGCAGGCACAGTTCGTGGATCAGAGCGACCCGCACAACGTCAGCATCGCGCTCGTGAACATGGACGCTCCGCAGGGCACCGCTGCCCGCCTGAAAGCGCGGCTCGACGCGGCGGGCTATCAGAATGTGCAGGTGGTGTCGGAAGACCGCCACAGCTACCCGCAGACCACCATCAGCGGACAGGCGACTGCGGCCCGCAAACTGCAGGCGGAACTGGGATACGGCAAGCTCGACGTGGCGGCGGGCGCGGGTGACGCCGTGCTGACGGTGCGCCTCGGCTCAGACGTGAAGTAGCGCTTACAGGGCAGGCGCTCGCTCTTCTGCACAGTCGCTCCGAGCGACTCGGTCATCTTCGAAGAAATTCGGCTTTCGGTCTTCTGAATCGATTCAGCCTTTTATCTGCTACCCTGGTTCCATGACTTCACCCAACCTGAAGTGGTGGCAGAGCGGCATCATCTATCAGATCTACCCTCGCAGCTTTCAGGACAGCAGCGGCGACGGCGTAGGCGATCTGCGGGGCATCACCTCGCGCCTCGATTATCTGAGCAGCCTGGGCATTCAGGCCATTTGGCTGTCACCGATCTTTCCCAGCCCCATGAAAGATTTCGGCTACGACGTGGCCGATTACAAGAATGTCGATCCGCTGTTCGGCAACCTCGCGGACTTCGATGAACTGGTGCAGCAGGCCCATGCACGCGGCCTGAAGGTCATGCTCGATTTCGTGCCGAATCATTCCAGCAACGAGCACCCGTGGTTTGTCGAGGCCCGCAGCAGCCGTGACAATCCCAAGCGCGACTGGTACATGTGGCGCGACCCCGCTCCAGACGGCGGCGTCCCCAACAACTGGAAGTCGTTTTTCGGCGGCGATGCCTGGACCTTTGACGAGACGACCGGGCAGTATTACCTGCATCAGTTCGTCAGCGAGCAGCCCGAGCTGAACTGGGCCAATCCCGAGGTCCGGGAGGAGATGGCCGATACCGTGCGCTTCTGGATGCGCCGTGGTGTGGACGGCTTCCGGGTGGACGTGATCTGGCTGCTCGCCAAAGATCCCGAGTACCGCGACGAGCCGCGCAATCCCGAGTGGCGACCCGAGCATCCGCTCCACAACAGCCTGGAGCACATCTATACCCAGGATCTGCCGATCACCCACGAGTACATCCGTGAACTGCGGTCTGCGCTCGACGAGTTCGACGACCGCATGATGGTAGGCGAGATCTATCTGCCCATCGAGCGGCTGTTGCCCTACGCGGGTACGCCCGATGCGCCGGAATGCCACCTGCCCTTCAACTTTCACCTGATTCTGACGCCCTGGAATGCCGCCGACGTTCGCAAACTGGTGGACGAGTATGACGCGGCAGTGACCAGGTCGGGCAGCTGGCCGAACTGGGTGCTCGGCAATCACGATCAGCACCGCTTTGCGACCCGTGTGGGGCGGGCACAGTACCGGGTGGCTCAGACGCTGCTGCTGACGCTGCGCGGCACGCCCACGGTGTACTACGGCGACGAGATCGGCATGGAAGACGGGCACATCCCGCCCGACCGCATCGTCGATCCTGCCGCGCTCAATCAGCCGGAAGTGGCCGCCACTGCCGGACGCGACCCCGAGCGTACCCCGATGCAGTGGGACGCCACGCCCTACGGCGGGTTCATGAAGTCGGCAGCCGACGAGCAGGTGGAACCCTGGCTGCCACTGGCCGAGAACTTCACGGCGGTCAATGTGGCGGCGCAGGAAACAGACCCGGCCAGCGACCTGAACTACTTCCGCGCCCTGACAAAGCTGCGCGGTGAATCGGCGGCGCTTGTGCAGGGCAGTTACCGCAGCCTGAACGCCGGGGAAGGCGCTCTGATGCAGAGCGGGCCGGGCAGCCTGACCGGGGGCAGCTATCAGAACGTGCAGGCAGGGAGCGGCGTGTTCGCTTTCCTGCGCGAGTCGGAGGGCGAGCGCGTTCTGGTGGTGCTGAACTTCGGCACAGACGATGTGCAGTTGTCGCTGCCCGAACTGGACGGAGCGGCACTGCTGCTCAGCAGCATGGGCGACGGCAGCGCCGAGACCCTGCGCGGCAACGAAGCACAGCTCTGGCGCGTGGGCTGATTACCAGCCGCTGATGAACCTGCCTCCAGGGTTTTTGATAGCTGTCCAGTGAAAGATGTAAGTAAACTTTCCACAGGCATCTGCCCGATAGGCGTAAATGTAGTCACCCTTTACAATGCTTTTGTTATAGTTATTTCGTAAATCCTGTTTTTGTATGAAAATTTCCGGAGAAGGAGTATATACTCCACACCCCGTCCTCGGCGGCGTTGAAAACGTTTTGACAATGGTTCTGTTGTTTATATCAACGACTTCGTAGCCTGTATGCGTAAAAAGCTCGCCAGCACTCTCTTCCGGATAAAGTTCGTTGGAGAAATCACTGGTCTCGAGGAATCTCCGAAGAAATAAGCCTCTGATATAGGCGACAGGGTCAAACGAATCCTCGTGTATCTTCCCGCTTATCTGATCGAATGAAAAATATCTTGTAGACAGATAGGCTCCATCGATCAATTCTGAGGCAAACACAGAGCCTGAAGCTTCGCCGATGTTGCTGAACTGGATGTTGCTGGAATCTCTGGGAAGCATCCACAGCATCTTTCCGTCTCTGCCGAGATGATAGATAGCGTTTGAATACCCTGTGGCTGCAAAATTGCTTTCAACCGAAAGATAAATTCCGTTTTTGAAGAGCAGTGCATCCGTGTTCGAGTAATCGCCTGAATTGAGATATCTTTTAAACTTCACCTCTCCGTTTTTGATAAACGTCAGATAGTAGTTGCTCATGAACAATTTTTCGTTGTTGGCACGGTCGTATAGAGAGATGAATGTTCCATCCTTGTTGCTGGCACTCAGTTTGAATGGAGCGGCATACAGGGTAGTTCCCAAGCATACGAGGAGACAGAAGACACAGCGAACATACTTCACCCACATCATTCATTCCCACTTCCTTTTCACGGAATCGGCCAGCGCACCGTTCCCACCTGATCGGTGCGCCACACCCGCACCCCACGTGCCGCCAGTCGGGCGAGCAGGTCAGGGTTCGGGTGGCCGTAGGTGTTGCGTCCCACGCTGATCACCACGTCTTTGGGCTGGGTCTCGTTCAGAAAAGGGTCGGTGCTGGAAAAGCGGCTGCCGTGATGGGCTGTCTTGAGCAGATCCAGCTGTCCCATGCCTAGCAGTGTCTCGGCGGGGTCGGGCAGGTCGCCCAGCACGGCGGTATGAAACCTGGGGCTGTCCAGCCGGATGACCACGCTGTTGTCGTTGTCGGCGGTGCTCCAGGGTTGGCCCCTGGGCCACAGCACCGTCAGCGAGATATCGCCCGCCTGAAGGCCGTCGCCGCGCCGCACCTCGCGCACCGGAATGTGTTTCAGGTCGGCCACGTCGAGCAACTCTGCCAGCAGCGGGTCCTCGGTCTTGCGCTGACCTATCCACAGTTCGCCCACCGGCAGCAGCTTCAGCACACTCACCAGACCCTCGATGTGGTCGGCGTCGGCATGCGTGGCGACCACGATTTCGAGTGCGTGGACGCCCAGAGCGTGCAGGGCGGGCACCACGGTCTTTGCACCCACGTCGTAGTCGCCGCGTGGCGTGCCGCCGCCGTCGATCAGCATGCGCAGCGCTCCGGCCCGGATCAGCGTGCTGTCGCCCTGTCCCACATCCAGATACACCACCTCGCGCGGCGTCTGAAGACGTGCCGGAAGCGCCGTGCCCAGCGTGCACAGCAGCGCGGTCAGGGCCAGCGCCCACAGCCGCACGCGCCGGGTCAGCCACAGGGTCAGAGCGGCGGCAAAGACCGCATACGCCGCGAATCCTGCCGCCCCGATCATCCCCCAGCTCAGCACCGGGGCCTGTCCGAAGGTGTGGGCGATCCACAGCAGCGCGTTCAGCAGCAGACCATTCAGTGCGTTGGGAACGAATCCCAGCGGGCCCAGCAGCCCGGCCAGAAAGCCCAGCGGCACCAGCGCAGCCATGACGCCCTCGGCCAGCAGATTGGCAGGCAGCCCCGTCAGCGGCACCTGATGAAAACTTCCCGCCACCACCGGCAGGGTCGCGGCCTCGGCCAGCACGGTCGCGACCAGCGGAAATCGGATCCACGTCGGCCAGCGTTCCGGCAGCCTGCTCGCCGCCCAACTCGAAAGGGTCAGCCCCAGCACCGCCAGATAACTGAGGACAAAGCCCACGTCGAACAGCCACGCGGGTTGCGCTGCCAGCCCCACCAGTGCGGTCAGGGCCAGTACGCCGTACACGTCCAGTCGTCCCCGCCCGGACCACTGTCCTGCCAGCACCGCCGCGCCCATCAGCACCGCCCGCGTGATGCTGGGTGACGGCCCCACCAGCCACAGAAACGCCCCCAGCAGCACGATCATCACCGGGTAGCGGGCCAGCCCGATCCGGCCCAGCGGCGTGCGGATGAACAGCAGCGTCAGCAGGCCGGTCAGCAGCGCCACATTCTGACCGCTCAGCGCCATCAGATGCGCGAGTCCGGCGCGGGTAAAGGCGGTCTGCACGCCGTCTTCCTGCGCCGTGCTCCCCTCGAAGGTCTCATGCGAGACGGCGTTCTTGTCGCCCAGCTCCACGGCGGTCAGCAGCGCGGCCTGCTGTGGAGTCAGGCCTGCTGCCAGCCCTCGGCGGAACCAGCCGCGTATGCCCCGTTCCGGCACACTGCTCCTGACAGCCGCGCCCGCCAGCAGCTCATGCACGCCCTGAGCACGCAGCCAGAAGGCATCGTCGAAGCCACCGGGAATGCGGACGCCCGCTGGCCTCACCAGCACGCCCGACACGCGCAGCTCTCCCGGCGGATCGGTGGGTTTGGGCGACAGCGCCACCTTCGCCGCCGGGTCTTTCAGGCTCAGAAACTGTCCGTCCCAGTGGCCCTGGAGCGTCAGAGTGCCGCCGACGTACCCTGCCAGCAGATCGGGTGCGTGTTCCCAGTTCTGCTCGCGCACGTATCCGGCACCGCCTGCCAGCAGCACCAGCCCGGTCAGCCACCAGCGCCGACTTGCTGCCGTCAGGCCCAGTGCCAGCAGCGTCGCCAGCACCCACCAGCCGGACGCGAATCCCAGCAGAATTCCGGCAATCATGCCAAAGACCAGGGGCACAGCGGCGGGAATGCGCTGCCACCACGCGGCCTGCTGAATGTCGGGGCGCACCGGAACGACCGAATCTGTGGTCTCCACCCGTCCAACGGGCTGGGCGTGGCGTCCGACGTTCCCGGTCATCAGAAGCTCACCAGGGGTGCCAGGGTCTTCAGAAGGCTGTTCCCGATGCCCTTCACCGCGTCCAGATCGGCCAGACTGCGGTAGGGCCGCCCCGCGATGATGCGCCCTGCCAGCGCTGGCCCCACCTTCGGCAGCGCTTCGAGTTGTGCTTCGGTGGCGGTATTCAGATTCAGTTTGCCGGAAATCAGCGGCGTGATGCTGTCTGTGGTGGGGTAGACCGGGGCCGCTGGAGCCGTCAGCGCGGGCAGCGGCACATGCGAGACCGTCGGCACACGCGGGGCCGGAAACGCGGTGGGCCACAGCGCCCATGTGCCGCAGAGCAGGGCCGCCAGTGTGAGGGCCGCACCCCAGCGGGCTTCAGCGTCTCGGAACATAGCAGGAGCATGGCACGCGGGTCGGGGCGCGGTCAGGGCAAATGCCGAGCGGCCCTGGGCATCTGAGCGGGTGGGCGCAGGCAGGCGACTCGCTGTGCAGTGAGGGAAGACGCTTCGGCGGGCCGCACGGCTCCGGGGGTTCAGCGCCTTGCGCCCCCGCACCCTTTCGCGTAGTATGTCAGGGTTGGAAACTGACTGGCAAGGTTGCAGCCACTTTGTTTCTCGCTCCGCTTCAGGCCTGCTTGGACATGCTGCCCACGCGCCCTGAGGCCAATTTTCAGAGTTAACCGCACCAAAGGAGTGATCGCACTGCCAACTACCCAACAGCTACTTCGTAAGGGGCGCACCACGCTTCAGAAGAAGAGCAAAGTTCCTGCCCTCAAAGGCAGCCCTTTCCGCCGTGGCGTCTGCACGGTGGTCAAGACCACCACCCCCAAGAAGCCCAACTCGGCGCTCCGCAAGATCGCCCGTGTGCGCCTGACCAGCGGCTTCGAAGTGACCGCCTACATCCCCGGTGAAGGCCACAACCTCCAGGAGCACAGCGTCGTGCTGATCCGTGGCGGACGTGTGAAGGATCTTCCCGGTGTGCGCTACCACATCGTTCGTGGATCGCTCGACACCCAGGGCGTGAAGGGCCGCAACAAGAGCCGCAGCAAGTACGGCACCAAAAAGCCCAAGCCCGGCGCCGCCGCCGCGCCCGCTGGCAAGAAGAAGTAACGCCCCCACCGATCCGGGGCGAGAGCACCCCGGAGGTGAGGCCGATGTACTGATTCACGGCAGTTCCGCAGTTGTAGTTTCACAAGCCATAGCAGCATTCACCCGATGCAGTATTGGGCGCGTTCCTCCGCTGGAGCGCCCGAGAAGATTCTCTCGCCCTGGGTTCAAAAGGTGGGCGAGATCGAGAGGCACACATGGCAAGACGCCGCAGCGCAGAAGTCCGTCCCGTGATCCCCGATCTGGTGTACCAGGATGTCCTGGTTTCCGCCATGATCAACCGCATCATGCAGGACGGCAAAAAGAACATCGCCAGCCGTATTTTCTACGGAGCCTGCCGTCTGGTGCAGGAACGTACCGGCCAGGAGCCGCTCAAGGTCTTCAAGCAGGCCTATGACAACATCAAGCCCCGCGTCGAAGTTCGCAGCCGCCGCGTGGGTGGCAGCACCTACCAGGTGCCGGTCGAAGTGACCGCCCGCCGCAGCCAGAGCCTGACGCTGCGCTGGATGATCGCCGCAGCCGACAGCCGCCCGGAGCGCACCGCCATCGAGCGCATCGCCGGCGAGATCATGGACGCGGCGCAGGGACGCGGCGGCGCGATCAAGAAGAAGGACGACGTGGAGCGTATGGCGGAAGCCAACCGCGCCTACGCGCACTACCGCTGGTAAGACTTCTGACACCCCGCTGACAGCATTCGTGGAATGCTGGAGAGCGATACGGACAGGGGTCTTTGTGCCGCTGTCCTGTTTTGTGTAGAGCCTGCCCGCCTATTCTCTGGGTTCCGCCCAACTGTACTGACTGTAGTTGCGTCCAAGGAGACGACATGACCACCAAGGCCACCAGCTATCTGACCCACTTCAGAAATATCGGGATTGCCGCGCACATCGATGCGGGCAAGACCACCACCACCGAACGCATCCTGTACTACACCGGGCGTACCCACAACATCGGCGAGGTCCACGACGGAGCCGCCACGATGGACTGGATGGAGCAGGAGCGCGAGCGCGGTATCACCATCACCGCCGCCGCCACCACCGCCAAGTGGAAGCACAGCGCCACCGGTGAGGAGTACACCGTCAACATCATCGACACCCCCGGTCACGTGGACTTCACCATCGAAGTTGAGCGCAGCATGCGCGTGCTCGACGGCGCGGTGGCGGTGTTCGACAGCTCGCAGGGCGTCGAGCCGCAGTCCGAGACCGTGTGGCGTCAGGCCGACCGTTACGGCGTGCCGCGCATCGCGTTCTCGAACAAGATGGACAAGACCGGCGCGAGCTTCGAGCTGGTGCTGAACGACATCCGTGAGCGTCTGGGCGCGATTCCCGCTCCGATCCAGTACCCGATGGGCCAGGAAAGCGAGTTCAAGGGCATCATCGATCTGGTTCGTCAGCGTGCCCACACCTACACCAACGACCTGGGCACCGACATCACCGAGTCCGACATCCCCGAGCAGTACATGGACAAGGTGCGCGAGATGCGTGCCGCGCTGATCGAGGCCGCCGCCGAAGTCGACGAAGACGTGATGATGAAGTTCCTGGAAGGCGAAGAGCCGACCGTCGAGGAACTGGTGCTGGCTATCCGTAAGGGCACGGTCGAGAAGAAGATCTTCCCGGTGCTGTGTGGCAGCGCGCTCAAGAACAAGGGCGTACAGCTCCTGCTCGACGCCGTGGTCGATTACCTGCCCAGCCCGCTGGAAGTGCCCGCCATCCGTGGTCATATCGAGGACAGCGAGGAAACCCGTGACTTCCCCGCCGACCCCGACGGCAAGCTGGCTGCGCTGGCGTTCAAGATCATGGCCGACCCCTACGTGGGCCGCCTGACCTTCGTGCGCATCTACTCGGGCACGCTCAGCAGCGGTTCTTACGTCTTCAATGCCAGCAAGGGCAAGCGCGAGCGCGTGGGCCGTCTGCTCCGCATGCACGCCAACAGCCGCGAGGACGTGACCGAGTTGCGTGCAGGCGAGCTGGGCGCGGTCATCGGCCTGAAGGACGCGGGCACCGGCAACACCCTGATCGGTGACGGCGACGAGCACGTGCTGCTGGAGAGCATCGACGTTCCCGAGCCCGTCATCAAGCTGGCGATCGAACCCAAGACCAAGGCCGACCAGGACAAGATGGGCGTGGGCCTGCAGCGTCTGGCCGAGGAAGACCCCACCTTCCGCGTGGAGAGCGACCCCGAGAGCGGTCAGACCACCATCGCGGGCATGGGCGAGCTGCACCTGGAAATCCTGGTGGACCGTCTGCGCCGCGAGTACAAGGTGGACGCCAACGTGGGTGCGCCGC carries:
- a CDS encoding LCP family protein produces the protein MRLALVLSVLLAGLLALISPALPALTRYGAWPRPPAHPLNLLLAGVTPNYPPSAVWPYPASPEDYSGLTDTIVLAQLRADGSVGLLSIPRDTWTLLPGWGASKINASNRHGGPEMLVSAVQQLTGLHIDSYALLSLNALRDLTQSAGGVTLTVPEDMKYDDTAGHLHIDLKAGRQHLSGTQVEGFLRFRHDALGDIGRVTRQQLFLGALSSQLRSPLNVWRLPSVVAALDRNAKTDLNRQDFAGILGVALKGPKVSTVTLPGNFGPGGTWTPDRAGIRRLVQAQFVDQSDPHNVSIALVNMDAPQGTAARLKARLDAAGYQNVQVVSEDRHSYPQTTISGQATAARKLQAELGYGKLDVAAGAGDAVLTVRLGSDVK
- a CDS encoding alpha-amylase family glycosyl hydrolase, producing the protein MTSPNLKWWQSGIIYQIYPRSFQDSSGDGVGDLRGITSRLDYLSSLGIQAIWLSPIFPSPMKDFGYDVADYKNVDPLFGNLADFDELVQQAHARGLKVMLDFVPNHSSNEHPWFVEARSSRDNPKRDWYMWRDPAPDGGVPNNWKSFFGGDAWTFDETTGQYYLHQFVSEQPELNWANPEVREEMADTVRFWMRRGVDGFRVDVIWLLAKDPEYRDEPRNPEWRPEHPLHNSLEHIYTQDLPITHEYIRELRSALDEFDDRMMVGEIYLPIERLLPYAGTPDAPECHLPFNFHLILTPWNAADVRKLVDEYDAAVTRSGSWPNWVLGNHDQHRFATRVGRAQYRVAQTLLLTLRGTPTVYYGDEIGMEDGHIPPDRIVDPAALNQPEVAATAGRDPERTPMQWDATPYGGFMKSAADEQVEPWLPLAENFTAVNVAAQETDPASDLNYFRALTKLRGESAALVQGSYRSLNAGEGALMQSGPGSLTGGSYQNVQAGSGVFAFLRESEGERVLVVLNFGTDDVQLSLPELDGAALLLSSMGDGSAETLRGNEAQLWRVG
- a CDS encoding DNA internalization-related competence protein ComEC/Rec2 — protein: MTGNVGRHAQPVGRVETTDSVVPVRPDIQQAAWWQRIPAAVPLVFGMIAGILLGFASGWWVLATLLALGLTAASRRWWLTGLVLLAGGAGYVREQNWEHAPDLLAGYVGGTLTLQGHWDGQFLSLKDPAAKVALSPKPTDPPGELRVSGVLVRPAGVRIPGGFDDAFWLRAQGVHELLAGAAVRSSVPERGIRGWFRRGLAAGLTPQQAALLTAVELGDKNAVSHETFEGSTAQEDGVQTAFTRAGLAHLMALSGQNVALLTGLLTLLFIRTPLGRIGLARYPVMIVLLGAFLWLVGPSPSITRAVLMGAAVLAGQWSGRGRLDVYGVLALTALVGLAAQPAWLFDVGFVLSYLAVLGLTLSSWAASRLPERWPTWIRFPLVATVLAEAATLPVVAGSFHQVPLTGLPANLLAEGVMAALVPLGFLAGLLGPLGFVPNALNGLLLNALLWIAHTFGQAPVLSWGMIGAAGFAAYAVFAAALTLWLTRRVRLWALALTALLCTLGTALPARLQTPREVVYLDVGQGDSTLIRAGALRMLIDGGGTPRGDYDVGAKTVVPALHALGVHALEIVVATHADADHIEGLVSVLKLLPVGELWIGQRKTEDPLLAELLDVADLKHIPVREVRRGDGLQAGDISLTVLWPRGQPWSTADNDNSVVIRLDSPRFHTAVLGDLPDPAETLLGMGQLDLLKTAHHGSRFSSTDPFLNETQPKDVVISVGRNTYGHPNPDLLARLAARGVRVWRTDQVGTVRWPIP
- a CDS encoding helix-hairpin-helix domain-containing protein, translated to MFRDAEARWGAALTLAALLCGTWALWPTAFPAPRVPTVSHVPLPALTAPAAPVYPTTDSITPLISGKLNLNTATEAQLEALPKVGPALAGRIIAGRPYRSLADLDAVKGIGNSLLKTLAPLVSF
- the rpsL gene encoding 30S ribosomal protein S12, with amino-acid sequence MPTTQQLLRKGRTTLQKKSKVPALKGSPFRRGVCTVVKTTTPKKPNSALRKIARVRLTSGFEVTAYIPGEGHNLQEHSVVLIRGGRVKDLPGVRYHIVRGSLDTQGVKGRNKSRSKYGTKKPKPGAAAAPAGKKK
- the rpsG gene encoding 30S ribosomal protein S7, whose product is MARRRSAEVRPVIPDLVYQDVLVSAMINRIMQDGKKNIASRIFYGACRLVQERTGQEPLKVFKQAYDNIKPRVEVRSRRVGGSTYQVPVEVTARRSQSLTLRWMIAAADSRPERTAIERIAGEIMDAAQGRGGAIKKKDDVERMAEANRAYAHYRW
- the fusA gene encoding elongation factor G, which encodes MTTKATSYLTHFRNIGIAAHIDAGKTTTTERILYYTGRTHNIGEVHDGAATMDWMEQERERGITITAAATTAKWKHSATGEEYTVNIIDTPGHVDFTIEVERSMRVLDGAVAVFDSSQGVEPQSETVWRQADRYGVPRIAFSNKMDKTGASFELVLNDIRERLGAIPAPIQYPMGQESEFKGIIDLVRQRAHTYTNDLGTDITESDIPEQYMDKVREMRAALIEAAAEVDEDVMMKFLEGEEPTVEELVLAIRKGTVEKKIFPVLCGSALKNKGVQLLLDAVVDYLPSPLEVPAIRGHIEDSEETRDFPADPDGKLAALAFKIMADPYVGRLTFVRIYSGTLSSGSYVFNASKGKRERVGRLLRMHANSREDVTELRAGELGAVIGLKDAGTGNTLIGDGDEHVLLESIDVPEPVIKLAIEPKTKADQDKMGVGLQRLAEEDPTFRVESDPESGQTTIAGMGELHLEILVDRLRREYKVDANVGAPQVAYRETITKAVDVEGKFVRQSGGRGQFGHVKIKAEPLPPGSGFVFENAVVGGTVPREYVKPAQNGIEEAMQSGPMLGFPVVDMKVSLYDGSYHEVDSSEMAFKIAGSMALKEAVQKGAPALLEPIMRVEVTVPDDFMGDIIGDLNSRRGQIQGMEARGNAQIVKAFVPLSEMFGYATDMRSMTQGRASYSMFFDHYTQVPGNIATALMKK